One Sphaerisporangium krabiense DNA segment encodes these proteins:
- a CDS encoding amino acid ABC transporter permease: protein MSLLSVDWGGYAPVLVDGLVKSVQLTAIGFTGACLVGFVVAVLRMSQNRVVNAAGYLYTELFKNLPMITGIFIIYFGLTGIGLVLDAFTAGWVALALFYGAYLAEIFRGGLQGVSRGQTEAAHALGLTSARVLLTVQLPQAVRLALPATATMLVDLLKGTALLVTIGGGELMTQATIITSETFQPLEVYIVIGLIYVAMSWPLARLAGYLESHLREGTALSPTSRKLRRITGARLAQDVTVTTGEKVG, encoded by the coding sequence GTGAGTCTGCTCTCGGTCGACTGGGGCGGGTATGCTCCCGTCCTGGTCGACGGGCTCGTCAAGTCGGTACAGCTCACCGCGATCGGTTTCACGGGCGCCTGTCTGGTCGGGTTCGTCGTCGCGGTGCTGCGGATGTCGCAGAACCGGGTGGTCAACGCGGCGGGTTACCTCTACACCGAGCTCTTCAAGAACCTGCCGATGATCACCGGCATCTTCATCATCTACTTCGGTCTCACCGGCATCGGGCTCGTCCTGGACGCTTTCACCGCCGGCTGGGTCGCCCTGGCGCTGTTCTACGGCGCCTACCTGGCGGAGATCTTCCGCGGCGGGCTGCAGGGCGTCTCGCGAGGGCAGACCGAGGCGGCGCACGCGCTCGGCCTGACCTCGGCGCGGGTCCTGCTGACAGTGCAACTCCCGCAGGCCGTACGGCTGGCGCTGCCCGCCACCGCCACCATGCTGGTGGACCTGCTGAAGGGGACCGCGCTGCTGGTCACCATCGGCGGCGGTGAGCTGATGACCCAGGCGACGATCATCACGTCCGAGACCTTCCAGCCGCTGGAGGTCTACATCGTGATCGGCCTGATCTACGTGGCGATGAGCTGGCCGCTCGCCCGCCTGGCGGGCTACCTCGAATCCCACCTGCGCGAAGGCACCGCGCTGTCCCCGACGAGCCGCAAGCTGCGCAGGATCACCGGGGCGAGG